One genomic segment of uncultured Ilyobacter sp. includes these proteins:
- a CDS encoding PBSX family phage terminase large subunit yields the protein MKNKRLYLPDLIGKGYKDYWYFKGRYRVCKGSRASKKSKTTALYYIYKMMEHPQANLLVVRKVFRTLKDSCYSDLKWAINRLGVSEHWETKESPIEMTYKPTGQKILFRGLDDPLKITSITVETGMLCWMWLEECYEITNEDSFNMLDESIRGQSPGDLFKQITLTLNPWNEKHWVKRRFFDAEDDPDILAKTTNYKCNEFLDKADLKVFETMKKNNPRRYQVAGLGEWGIVDGLVYENWEEKEFSVNEISGRKGVKSAFGLDFGYTNDPTALFCGLIDLEKKEIFVFDEIYKKALRNKMIYEEINKKGYSKEKITADSAEPKSIDELRYLGLRRITGTAKGKDSINNGIQFIQGFKIYIHPRCVNFLTEISNYTWDKDRFGNTTNKPIDDFNHLMDAFRYAIEDFVSKPKIGALNFNPISV from the coding sequence TTGAAGAATAAAAGGTTATATTTACCTGACCTTATAGGAAAAGGTTATAAGGACTATTGGTATTTTAAAGGCAGGTATCGTGTGTGCAAAGGATCCCGTGCATCTAAAAAATCAAAGACCACAGCACTTTACTATATCTACAAAATGATGGAACATCCCCAGGCAAACCTTCTAGTGGTTAGGAAGGTATTCAGAACTTTAAAAGACAGCTGCTACTCAGATTTGAAATGGGCTATAAACAGGCTGGGAGTATCTGAACATTGGGAGACAAAAGAGTCACCAATAGAGATGACCTATAAACCTACAGGACAAAAGATACTTTTCAGGGGCCTTGATGATCCACTTAAGATAACATCCATAACAGTGGAAACAGGTATGCTCTGTTGGATGTGGTTAGAGGAATGTTATGAGATCACCAATGAAGATAGCTTTAACATGCTGGATGAATCAATAAGGGGGCAGTCTCCAGGGGATTTATTTAAGCAGATTACTCTGACACTCAACCCATGGAATGAAAAGCACTGGGTAAAGAGAAGGTTCTTTGATGCAGAAGACGACCCGGACATACTTGCCAAAACTACTAACTATAAGTGCAATGAGTTTCTGGACAAGGCAGATCTGAAAGTCTTTGAGACTATGAAAAAGAATAATCCCAGGCGTTATCAGGTGGCAGGTCTTGGGGAGTGGGGTATTGTTGACGGTTTGGTTTATGAAAACTGGGAAGAAAAAGAGTTTAGCGTCAATGAGATATCTGGCAGAAAAGGTGTGAAATCTGCTTTTGGGCTGGACTTCGGGTACACCAACGACCCTACAGCTTTATTCTGTGGGCTTATAGACTTAGAGAAAAAAGAGATATTTGTATTTGATGAAATTTACAAGAAGGCCCTGAGAAACAAGATGATCTACGAAGAGATAAATAAAAAGGGTTACTCCAAGGAAAAGATAACAGCTGACTCAGCAGAACCTAAGTCTATTGACGAACTGAGATATCTGGGGCTCAGAAGAATAACCGGGACAGCCAAAGGAAAGGATTCTATCAACAACGGAATCCAGTTTATTCAGGGGTTTAAAATCTATATTCATCCAAGATGTGTAAACTTCCTAACTGAGATAAGCAACTATACCTGGGATAAAGACAGATTCGGAAACACGACCAACAAGCCTATAGACGACTTTAACCACCTTATGGATGCATTCAGATATGCCATAGAAGATTTTGTGTCAAAACCTAAAATAGGGGCTCTGAATTTTAACCCTATATCAGTATAA
- a CDS encoding terminase small subunit, which produces MKLTLKQKAFADFYIELANATEAAIKAGYSKKTAREMGCENLTKPHVKAYIDERLAQIDSDRIADAKEVMEYLSKGMRQELEEEVVVIEGCGEGYSEARIIKKKISIKDANKCAELLGKRYSIFTDKLNVEGSLPIIIYGEDELEE; this is translated from the coding sequence GTGAAACTTACGTTAAAACAGAAAGCTTTTGCTGATTTTTATATAGAGCTGGCGAATGCAACAGAAGCAGCTATAAAAGCAGGATATTCTAAGAAGACTGCAAGAGAAATGGGGTGTGAGAACCTTACAAAACCTCATGTAAAAGCGTATATCGACGAAAGACTAGCTCAGATAGATTCAGACAGGATAGCAGATGCAAAAGAAGTTATGGAGTATTTGAGCAAGGGTATGCGGCAAGAGTTGGAAGAGGAAGTTGTGGTGATAGAAGGTTGTGGAGAGGGTTACAGTGAAGCCAGAATAATTAAAAAGAAAATATCCATAAAGGATGCCAATAAATGTGCTGAACTCCTGGGGAAAAGGTACAGTATATTCACTGACAAATTAAATGTAGAGGGATCACTGCCTATAATCATTTATGGAGAAGATGAACTTGAAGAATAA
- a CDS encoding SAM-dependent methyltransferase: MTEKEILEKTVAFLEELGKKAGNMMPGDQRKYLARYSIGSMESLRRFWKYKKKQLDDIKGGQCGRFGPKRKSSS, from the coding sequence ATGACCGAAAAAGAGATCCTGGAAAAAACTGTGGCCTTCCTGGAGGAACTGGGAAAGAAAGCCGGCAACATGATGCCTGGCGACCAGAGAAAATATCTGGCCAGGTATAGCATAGGCAGCATGGAAAGTCTGAGGAGGTTTTGGAAATACAAGAAAAAACAGCTTGATGACATAAAGGGGGGGCAATGCGGAAGATTTGGACCAAAGAGGAAGAGCAGTTCATAA
- a CDS encoding ATP-binding protein: MKYCRDCGEPYKENENWEELQETLKDYNFLSRLQYVPSCNCSEIKAERQALEEEKALVRERIMNRVRKFKNISVVDKKFIESRFENADMSEKHMLLAKRYAEKFIEKNGSDVGIILYGDVGTGKTFSTACIANHLMGNGKTVLALSLNGYLNKLRSEWAEAERDVLDHVKNCDLLILDDFGSEKKTEWVIEKIFTLIDTRYRSGKPMVISTNLNFNNDRKLCEITKYFSIDGKDRIKDRIKEMCYPVLVEGASKRKVSQDKFKAFLA; this comes from the coding sequence ATGAAATACTGTAGAGATTGCGGTGAACCATACAAGGAGAATGAAAACTGGGAGGAACTCCAGGAAACTTTAAAAGATTATAATTTTCTTTCTAGACTGCAGTATGTCCCCAGCTGTAATTGTTCGGAGATTAAGGCAGAAAGGCAGGCCCTTGAGGAAGAAAAAGCCCTGGTTAGAGAGCGAATCATGAACAGGGTTCGAAAATTTAAAAATATTTCAGTTGTTGATAAAAAATTCATTGAAAGCAGGTTTGAGAATGCCGATATGTCAGAAAAGCATATGCTTTTAGCCAAAAGATACGCTGAGAAATTCATTGAAAAAAATGGATCAGACGTTGGGATCATTCTTTACGGGGATGTTGGGACAGGTAAAACTTTTTCTACCGCCTGCATAGCAAACCATCTTATGGGCAACGGTAAAACAGTTCTAGCATTAAGTCTTAACGGGTATCTGAATAAGCTCAGAAGTGAATGGGCAGAAGCTGAAAGGGATGTTCTAGATCATGTTAAAAACTGCGATCTCCTAATTCTAGATGACTTTGGGTCAGAGAAAAAAACTGAATGGGTAATCGAGAAAATTTTTACCCTAATTGATACCAGGTACAGGTCTGGAAAGCCCATGGTTATTTCAACTAACTTGAATTTCAACAATGACAGAAAATTATGTGAGATCACAAAATATTTCTCTATCGACGGTAAAGACAGGATCAAGGACCGTATCAAAGAGATGTGTTATCCAGTGTTGGTTGAGGGCGCGAGCAAAAGGAAGGTCTCACAAGATAAATTCAAGGCATTCTTAGCCTAG
- a CDS encoding helix-turn-helix domain-containing protein: MAAIRDKREIGYFFLENSLIDRDDLEPMERLIYMVLARHANGRGECFPSRDRLLKVTGLKDKRTITKYINKLIEKDFLEMTKRKGKSNLYFLKNIPNKPQNVPTCDVPSIDETPDTINVPTLDAVGTNDVTTPGTFDVPTGSDMKCTPKETKFKETKIRNDSQSDIDKSSGEFINQLMRQGIKFSSTEMSRIINWCSDLKLNPMKSYRNSLYLRGEKELKPTKRMFLNRSTWEKIAMGDYDDKDFIKKSNSKIIEFKPTEYTDCGNIGGLLDEIL; this comes from the coding sequence ATGGCAGCGATCAGAGACAAACGAGAAATAGGATACTTCTTTCTAGAGAACTCTCTCATAGACAGAGACGATCTAGAGCCGATGGAGAGACTTATATATATGGTACTTGCACGACACGCAAACGGTAGGGGAGAATGCTTCCCAAGTCGTGACAGGCTGTTAAAAGTAACAGGACTAAAAGACAAAAGAACCATAACAAAATATATCAATAAACTCATTGAAAAAGATTTTTTAGAAATGACAAAAAGAAAAGGAAAATCTAACTTATATTTTTTAAAAAATATACCTAACAAACCCCAAAATGTACCTACATGTGATGTACCTAGTATAGACGAGACACCAGATACAATTAATGTACCTACATTAGATGCAGTAGGTACAAATGATGTCACTACACCAGGTACATTTGATGTACCTACCGGTAGTGACATGAAATGTACCCCTAAGGAAACTAAGTTTAAGGAAACTAAGATAAGGAATGACAGTCAGTCAGACATAGATAAATCATCTGGTGAATTTATAAATCAACTCATGCGTCAGGGAATAAAATTTTCATCCACTGAAATGAGTCGAATTATAAACTGGTGCTCAGACCTAAAATTGAACCCTATGAAATCTTACAGGAATAGTTTATATCTCAGGGGAGAAAAAGAATTGAAACCTACCAAGCGAATGTTTTTAAACCGCTCTACTTGGGAGAAAATAGCAATGGGAGACTATGACGATAAAGATTTTATTAAAAAATCAAATAGTAAAATTATAGAGTTTAAGCCCACTGAATATACTGATTGTGGAAATATAGGAGGTCTTTTGGATGAAATACTGTAG
- a CDS encoding GGDEF domain-containing protein, whose product MNKKSKIYILFFLILISIYCSFIYKNYKVDKNVDMVDFFLEATMASIILVLFILIQKYKESSKIYNLFNIGFALSFLGHVSDVMDEICEYPKILKNICEDFAKIISFTLLLTGIYLIIKKNELITEKLKQLAHTDSLTGVYNRYEMINRFDLLKKISDRNDTPLSIIYFDIDYFKKINDTYGHLIGDSVLKELAPLISSNLREQDIFGRHGGDEFMIILPETDIKGAVTLAEKLRDKVERFTFEKIPKLTISCGVAQHKRYETIDKTIKRSDDALYISKHKGRNCISSKHDESSFEIPNLV is encoded by the coding sequence ATGAATAAAAAAAGTAAAATTTATATTTTGTTTTTTCTGATTTTGATCAGTATTTACTGTTCTTTTATCTATAAAAATTATAAAGTTGATAAAAATGTAGATATGGTTGATTTTTTTCTAGAAGCGACAATGGCGTCAATAATTCTGGTATTATTTATTTTAATTCAAAAATATAAGGAATCTAGTAAAATTTACAATCTATTCAACATAGGATTTGCATTGTCCTTTTTAGGTCATGTTTCAGATGTTATGGATGAAATATGTGAATATCCTAAAATTTTAAAAAATATTTGTGAAGATTTTGCGAAAATTATCTCATTCACCCTTCTCCTTACAGGGATATATTTAATAATAAAAAAGAATGAATTAATTACTGAAAAGCTTAAACAGCTTGCTCATACAGATAGCCTTACTGGTGTTTATAATAGGTATGAAATGATTAATAGATTTGATTTGTTAAAGAAGATTTCAGATAGAAATGACACGCCTTTATCGATCATATATTTCGATATAGACTATTTTAAAAAAATAAATGACACTTATGGCCATTTAATTGGTGATTCTGTCTTAAAAGAGTTGGCTCCATTAATCTCATCTAATCTACGAGAACAGGATATTTTTGGAAGACACGGCGGGGATGAATTTATGATAATATTACCTGAAACAGATATAAAAGGTGCTGTGACCTTAGCAGAAAAATTACGTGATAAAGTTGAACGGTTCACATTTGAAAAAATTCCAAAGCTAACCATCAGTTGTGGTGTTGCACAGCATAAAAGATACGAGACTATAGATAAGACAATTAAAAGATCAGATGATGCTCTTTATATATCAAAACATAAAGGTAGAAATTGTATAAGCTCTAAACATGATGAAAGTTCTTTTGAAATACCAAATCTTGTCTAA
- a CDS encoding bifunctional diguanylate cyclase/phosphodiesterase produces MKPIFKFKHYNNFLPILSLILVIILCLNIVILLEKKKGMEDINFKLLQASKNIKYVLGNDFIKSNIDENTYSKESIVKKGTLLNQMAKKFEVDYLYILVKKNDDIHYAIISEELEELQKDSKAYYWQSLKDTKDDSFDLTRMAFDSKKPIFFDSNDIWGSYHSVYVRESSNDGTTYIAGADIKTSFLKNHILSHTFMLFVNTVIIFLFSIPFLFSFRKLKSEYVLLKNNCKKKDSFDSLTGAYNRKEGLKILNSLAEPGTVPISVCLIDIESLGRINEKRGLQSGDDIIKIVVSILKYSFRHTDKVVRLEGDKFMVILPDCSSDAKEIIIKKLLKKLSMFNKLNKKNYFIKLHVLYVQYKDENVESFINNSLNRLILNKKNQPVEDLIIQEEILSGITNNEFKTFFQPKIFSKEKKIEFEALVRWFHPEKGMIPPNKFIPIAEDSFLIYRITELVLRDSLEAAKRLNTRISINISSVIFENETLINDIRNILMDYESRNLITFEITERTAMINSSSTLKIMEILTNLGVEFSIDDFGTGYSSLSYIGKFPISELKIDRSFINDLEINKINPLIINFSLKIGELAGFKVIAEGVETKEQIEKLISLGCYNFQGYYFDKAQPLDAILEDYSKYKYLDKMDFYTLEKL; encoded by the coding sequence ATGAAACCAATTTTTAAGTTTAAGCATTACAATAACTTTCTACCTATTTTAAGCTTAATACTTGTAATTATTCTATGCCTAAACATAGTTATCCTATTAGAGAAAAAAAAAGGAATGGAAGATATTAATTTTAAACTTTTACAAGCTTCAAAAAATATAAAATATGTTTTAGGAAATGACTTCATAAAATCAAATATAGATGAAAATACTTACTCTAAAGAATCTATAGTTAAAAAAGGAACTCTTCTAAATCAAATGGCAAAGAAATTTGAAGTTGACTATCTGTATATTTTAGTAAAAAAAAATGATGATATTCACTACGCCATTATTTCAGAGGAATTAGAAGAACTTCAAAAAGATTCGAAGGCATATTATTGGCAAAGTCTAAAAGATACGAAGGATGATTCTTTTGATTTAACTCGTATGGCTTTTGATAGTAAAAAACCTATTTTTTTTGACAGCAACGACATATGGGGAAGTTATCACTCAGTATATGTAAGAGAGAGTTCAAACGACGGGACTACTTATATCGCTGGAGCTGATATAAAAACTTCTTTTTTAAAAAATCATATATTAAGCCACACCTTTATGCTTTTTGTTAATACTGTAATAATATTTTTATTTTCTATACCTTTTTTATTTTCTTTTAGAAAACTAAAATCAGAATACGTATTATTAAAAAATAATTGCAAAAAAAAAGACTCTTTTGATTCCTTAACCGGTGCATATAACAGAAAAGAAGGTTTGAAAATTCTAAATTCTCTTGCAGAACCTGGAACAGTTCCTATCTCAGTATGTCTAATAGATATAGAGAGTTTAGGGCGTATAAATGAGAAAAGAGGACTTCAATCTGGAGATGATATAATAAAAATTGTTGTAAGTATATTAAAATACAGTTTTAGACATACTGATAAAGTGGTTCGGTTAGAAGGAGATAAATTCATGGTCATTCTACCAGACTGTTCCAGTGATGCTAAGGAAATTATTATAAAAAAACTTTTAAAAAAACTATCGATGTTCAACAAACTAAATAAAAAAAATTATTTTATAAAACTTCATGTTTTATATGTTCAATATAAAGATGAGAATGTCGAATCTTTTATAAATAATTCTCTAAACCGTTTGATTTTGAATAAAAAAAATCAACCAGTTGAAGATTTAATTATCCAAGAAGAAATCTTATCAGGTATCACAAATAATGAATTTAAGACATTTTTTCAACCAAAAATTTTTTCAAAAGAGAAGAAGATTGAATTTGAAGCCCTAGTAAGGTGGTTCCATCCAGAAAAAGGAATGATTCCACCAAACAAATTTATCCCTATTGCAGAAGATTCATTTCTTATTTACAGAATAACTGAACTTGTACTAAGAGATTCTTTAGAAGCAGCTAAAAGGCTAAATACGCGTATATCTATTAATATATCTTCAGTAATATTTGAAAATGAAACGCTTATAAATGACATAAGAAATATATTGATGGATTATGAATCCAGAAATCTTATAACATTTGAGATAACAGAAAGAACAGCCATGATAAACTCTTCTTCAACACTAAAAATAATGGAAATATTAACAAATTTAGGAGTAGAATTTTCTATTGACGATTTTGGAACTGGATATTCATCTCTTAGTTACATAGGAAAATTTCCAATATCAGAATTAAAAATTGACAGATCATTTATAAATGACTTAGAAATCAATAAAATAAATCCATTAATAATTAATTTCTCTTTAAAAATAGGAGAACTAGCGGGGTTCAAGGTTATTGCTGAAGGGGTTGAAACAAAAGAACAAATAGAAAAATTAATATCTTTAGGATGTTATAATTTCCAGGGATATTATTTTGACAAGGCACAACCTCTAGATGCTATTTTAGAAGATTATTCAAAATATAAATATTTAGATAAAATGGACTTTTATACCTTGGAAAAGCTTTAG